A single window of Magnetococcus marinus MC-1 DNA harbors:
- the rpoC gene encoding DNA-directed RNA polymerase subunit beta': MTPVSDAPATPSSEISAAGQSVFKLFSRPMLGQSFDGIRISIASPEKIRSWSFGEVKKPETINYRTFKPERDGLFCAKIFGPVKDYECLCGKYKRLKHRGVVCEKCGVEVIQSKVRRERMGHIELAAPVAHIWFLKSLPSRIGLLLDMTLKDLERVLYFENFVVLESGMTPMKRGELLTEDRYYQLIEEFGDEFRAGIGAEAIREMLVDLKIPEEINQLRDELRDTSSEARRKKIVKRLHTLEAFQDSKNSPEWMILEVIPVIPPELRPLVPLDGGRFATSDLNDLYRRVINRNNRLKRLFELKAPDIIIRNEKRMLQESVDALFDNGRRGRVITGTNKRPLKSLSEMLKGKQGRFRLNLLGKRVDYSGRSVIVVGPELKLHECGLPKKMALELFKPFIYNRLEERGLATTIKAAKRMVEKEKGEVWDILEEVIREHPVMLNRAPTLHRLGIQAFEPKLVEGKAIQLHPLVCTAFNADFDGDQMAVHVPLSIEAQIEARVLMMSTNNILSPANGKPIIVPTQDIILGLYYMTSERANVAGEGMIFSNTMEVKQAFDAGVANLHASIQCRFRGKRVHTTVGRMLLADMLPERIDFQAINKLITKKEVTKLIDHTYRMCGTKDTVIFTDRLMAMGFAFACRAGISFGKDDMVIPEAKRKLVDAAQEKVKEIEKQYTDGLITEGEKYNKVVDIWSHCTERVADEMMGTISTDTVLNKDGEMVEQPSFNSIFMMANSGARGSAAQMRQLAGMRGLMAKPSGEIMETPITANFREGLTVLQYFISTHGARKGLADTALKTANSGYLTRRLVDVAQDCIVREEDCGTSIGITVAALVEGNDVVETLGDRLLGRTPVSDIKDPITDELLVKAGTIMDEDIVEKIENSNVDSVLIRSPLTCETTRGVCVTCYGRDLARGTRVTVGEAVGVIAAQSIGEPGTQLTMRTFHIGGTASRQAEQSHQETTHGGVLKFHDLITVQDRAGRYVVLSRNSEVSLHEAVEHEGQVEAGRERERYRIPYGARISSAPGSVVEKGTTFAEWDPFAMPIITEVEGIVKFGDLVDGVSLRENMDDTTGLISKEVTEWKGQSSKKGDMRPRITLKDVNSNETLMMPNGSECRYYLPVGAVIVVNEGDHVHGGDIIAKVLRQSTKNRDITGGLPRVVELFEARKPKEHSFIAENEGMVTYGKDLKGKRRLVVTPDSGEPMEYLLPKGKQLAVNEGDWVRKGEPLMEGSPVPQDILKVLGLEELCRFMVNEIQEVYRLQGVRINDKHIEVIVRQMLQKVQITDPGDTMFVSGEQVEKDDYLLENVKTDKRGGRVATCTPLLLGITKASLSTPSFISAASFQETTRVLTEAAISGRVDTLNGLKENVIVGRLIPAGTGNILSQLKKMGSLTKGEKSTQGGEQHVAKVASSSEVTEG; the protein is encoded by the coding sequence ATGACACCGGTTAGCGATGCGCCTGCAACACCTAGCTCGGAAATTTCTGCGGCTGGGCAGAGCGTTTTTAAGCTGTTCTCCCGGCCTATGCTGGGGCAGAGCTTCGATGGTATCCGTATCTCGATTGCTTCACCTGAGAAGATTCGTTCTTGGTCTTTTGGCGAAGTAAAAAAGCCAGAGACCATCAACTATCGTACCTTTAAGCCGGAGCGCGATGGTCTTTTTTGTGCCAAAATCTTTGGCCCCGTAAAAGATTATGAGTGTCTGTGTGGCAAGTATAAGCGTCTCAAACACCGTGGTGTGGTGTGTGAAAAGTGCGGCGTTGAGGTGATCCAATCCAAAGTGCGCCGTGAGCGCATGGGTCACATTGAACTGGCCGCGCCTGTGGCGCACATCTGGTTCCTCAAATCCCTGCCCAGCCGGATTGGTCTGCTGTTGGATATGACCTTGAAGGATCTGGAGCGGGTTCTCTACTTTGAGAACTTTGTGGTACTAGAGAGTGGCATGACCCCCATGAAGCGCGGGGAGCTGCTGACCGAAGACCGCTACTACCAGCTTATAGAAGAGTTTGGTGACGAGTTCCGCGCCGGTATTGGTGCCGAAGCCATCCGCGAAATGTTGGTGGATCTCAAAATACCCGAAGAGATCAATCAACTGCGGGACGAACTGCGTGATACCAGTTCCGAAGCGCGTCGTAAAAAGATTGTCAAACGGTTGCATACCCTGGAGGCCTTTCAGGATTCCAAAAACTCACCTGAGTGGATGATTTTGGAGGTGATTCCGGTTATCCCCCCCGAGCTGCGCCCCTTGGTGCCGCTGGATGGTGGGCGTTTTGCGACCTCCGATTTGAACGATCTCTACCGTCGCGTGATCAACCGTAACAACCGCCTCAAGCGCCTGTTTGAGCTCAAGGCACCGGATATTATCATCCGCAATGAAAAGCGTATGTTGCAGGAGTCAGTGGACGCCCTGTTTGATAATGGTCGTCGTGGTCGTGTGATTACCGGCACCAATAAGCGACCGCTGAAATCCTTATCCGAGATGCTCAAGGGTAAGCAGGGCCGTTTCCGCTTGAACTTGCTGGGTAAGCGGGTCGACTATTCGGGTCGTTCCGTGATCGTGGTGGGTCCTGAGCTTAAATTGCACGAGTGCGGCTTGCCCAAAAAGATGGCGCTGGAACTGTTCAAACCCTTCATCTACAACCGTCTCGAAGAGCGTGGCCTAGCCACCACCATCAAGGCGGCCAAGCGTATGGTGGAAAAAGAGAAGGGGGAAGTGTGGGATATTTTGGAAGAGGTGATCCGGGAACACCCGGTTATGCTCAACCGCGCACCCACCCTGCACCGTTTGGGTATTCAAGCCTTTGAACCTAAACTGGTGGAAGGCAAGGCCATTCAGTTGCACCCGCTGGTGTGTACCGCTTTTAACGCCGACTTTGACGGTGACCAAATGGCGGTACACGTGCCCCTCTCCATTGAGGCACAAATTGAAGCGCGGGTGTTGATGATGTCCACCAACAACATCCTCTCTCCCGCCAACGGTAAGCCGATTATTGTGCCGACGCAGGATATCATTCTGGGTCTCTACTATATGACCTCAGAGCGGGCCAATGTGGCTGGCGAGGGTATGATCTTCAGCAATACGATGGAGGTTAAACAGGCCTTTGATGCTGGGGTTGCTAACCTGCATGCTTCCATCCAGTGTCGTTTCCGGGGTAAGCGGGTGCATACCACGGTGGGTCGTATGTTGTTGGCCGATATGCTGCCAGAACGGATTGATTTCCAGGCGATTAACAAGCTTATCACCAAAAAAGAGGTGACCAAGCTGATCGACCATACCTACCGTATGTGTGGTACTAAAGATACGGTAATCTTTACCGATCGTCTGATGGCTATGGGCTTTGCCTTCGCCTGTCGGGCCGGTATCTCTTTCGGTAAAGATGACATGGTTATTCCTGAAGCCAAGCGTAAGTTGGTCGACGCTGCCCAGGAGAAGGTGAAAGAGATTGAAAAGCAGTACACTGACGGTCTGATCACCGAGGGTGAAAAATATAACAAGGTGGTGGATATCTGGTCGCACTGCACGGAGCGGGTGGCCGATGAGATGATGGGTACCATCTCTACCGATACGGTCTTGAACAAAGATGGCGAAATGGTGGAGCAACCCTCCTTTAACTCCATCTTTATGATGGCCAACTCCGGCGCCCGGGGTTCAGCCGCGCAGATGCGTCAGTTGGCGGGTATGCGTGGTCTGATGGCAAAACCATCGGGTGAGATCATGGAGACCCCCATCACGGCAAACTTCCGTGAGGGGTTGACGGTTCTTCAGTACTTTATCTCTACCCACGGTGCCCGTAAGGGTCTGGCCGATACCGCTTTGAAGACGGCCAACTCCGGTTATCTAACCCGCCGTTTGGTGGACGTGGCGCAGGATTGTATTGTCCGTGAAGAGGATTGCGGTACCTCTATCGGCATCACCGTGGCGGCACTGGTGGAAGGTAATGATGTGGTAGAAACCCTGGGCGACCGTCTGTTGGGTCGTACCCCGGTGAGTGATATCAAGGATCCCATCACCGATGAGCTGCTGGTTAAAGCAGGCACCATCATGGATGAGGATATCGTTGAGAAGATCGAAAACTCCAATGTGGACTCGGTGCTGATTCGTTCACCACTAACCTGCGAGACCACTCGCGGCGTTTGTGTCACCTGCTATGGTCGTGATCTGGCGCGTGGTACCCGCGTGACGGTAGGTGAAGCGGTTGGGGTGATCGCGGCACAATCTATTGGTGAGCCCGGTACCCAGTTGACCATGCGTACCTTCCACATCGGTGGTACGGCATCCCGTCAAGCGGAACAGTCTCACCAAGAGACCACCCATGGTGGTGTGCTCAAGTTTCATGACCTGATTACGGTGCAGGATCGTGCGGGTCGGTATGTGGTGCTCTCTCGCAACAGTGAGGTCTCTTTACACGAAGCGGTTGAGCATGAGGGTCAGGTTGAAGCGGGTCGTGAGCGCGAGCGTTACCGTATTCCCTACGGCGCGCGTATCTCTAGTGCACCGGGCTCGGTGGTGGAGAAGGGCACGACCTTTGCTGAGTGGGATCCCTTCGCCATGCCCATTATCACGGAGGTAGAGGGGATCGTTAAGTTTGGCGATCTGGTGGATGGTGTCTCCTTGCGGGAAAACATGGATGATACCACCGGCTTGATCTCCAAAGAGGTGACAGAGTGGAAGGGTCAAAGCTCCAAGAAGGGTGATATGCGTCCCCGTATTACCCTGAAGGATGTGAACAGCAATGAGACGCTGATGATGCCCAATGGTAGCGAATGCCGCTATTATCTGCCGGTTGGCGCCGTGATTGTCGTCAACGAGGGGGATCATGTACATGGCGGTGATATCATTGCTAAGGTGTTGCGTCAGTCGACTAAAAACCGCGACATTACTGGTGGTTTGCCACGGGTCGTGGAGCTGTTTGAGGCCCGTAAGCCTAAAGAGCACTCCTTCATTGCGGAAAATGAGGGTATGGTCACCTATGGTAAGGATCTCAAAGGTAAGCGTCGTTTGGTGGTGACACCCGATAGTGGCGAGCCTATGGAGTATCTGTTGCCTAAGGGTAAGCAGCTTGCGGTGAACGAGGGCGACTGGGTGCGTAAGGGCGAACCCTTGATGGAGGGCTCACCGGTACCTCAGGACATTCTCAAGGTGTTGGGCTTGGAAGAGTTGTGCCGCTTTATGGTCAACGAAATTCAAGAGGTCTACCGGTTGCAAGGTGTGCGTATCAACGATAAGCACATTGAGGTGATCGTTCGCCAAATGTTGCAGAAGGTGCAGATTACCGATCCGGGTGACACCATGTTTGTCAGTGGTGAGCAGGTAGAAAAAGATGACTACCTGTTGGAGAACGTCAAGACCGATAAGCGCGGTGGTCGTGTGGCGACCTGTACACCGCTACTGCTGGGCATTACCAAGGCCTCGCTCTCTACCCCTTCTTTCATCTCGGCGGCCTCCTTCCAGGAGACCACACGGGTGCTGACTGAAGCGGCGATCTCCGGTCGTGTGGATACCCTCAATGGCTTAAAAGAGAATGTCATTGTGGGACGTCTGATCCCTGCTGGTACGGGGAATATTTTGTCGCAGTTGAAAAAGATGGGCAGTTTGACCAAAGGAGAAAAATCTACTCAAGGTGGCGAGCAACACGTTGCCAAGGTAGCCAGCTCCAGTGAAGTTACTGAAGGATAA
- the rpsL gene encoding 30S ribosomal protein S12: MPTVNQLVRLGRKPQKKKTNVPALQACPQRRGVCTRVYTTTPKKPNSALRKVARVRLTNGHEVSAYIPGEGHNLQEHSVVLIRGGRVKDLPGVRYHILRGSLDTQGVKDRKQGRSKYGAKRPK; encoded by the coding sequence ATGCCGACCGTTAACCAGTTGGTACGTCTGGGCCGTAAGCCTCAGAAGAAGAAAACCAACGTGCCTGCTTTGCAAGCATGCCCCCAGCGTCGTGGTGTTTGCACCCGCGTTTACACCACCACCCCTAAGAAGCCTAACTCGGCGCTTCGTAAAGTGGCCCGTGTACGTCTGACCAATGGTCACGAAGTAAGTGCGTACATTCCTGGTGAAGGGCATAACCTGCAAGAGCATAGTGTGGTGCTCATCCGTGGTGGTCGTGTAAAAGACCTTCCCGGTGTGCGTTACCACATTCTGCGTGGTTCATTGGATACCCAGGGTGTGAAAGACCGTAAGCAGGGTCGTTCCAAGTATGGCGCCAAGCGTCCTAAGTAA
- the rpsG gene encoding 30S ribosomal protein S7: protein MSRRREVPKREVIPDARYNDKLVAKFMNCLMVDGKKSLAERVFYGAFDLIEQRTKEDPIKVFKEAVDNVRPTLEVRSRRVGGANYQVPVEVRPVRRQTLAIRWLIGYARSRGEKTMRERLAAELIEASQGRGATIKKRDDTHRMAEANKVFAHYRW from the coding sequence ATGTCACGACGTCGTGAAGTGCCCAAGCGCGAGGTGATCCCAGACGCGCGTTATAATGATAAGCTTGTCGCCAAGTTTATGAACTGTCTTATGGTAGACGGCAAAAAGTCGCTTGCTGAGCGTGTCTTCTACGGTGCCTTTGATTTGATCGAACAGCGCACAAAAGAAGATCCCATCAAGGTGTTTAAAGAGGCTGTGGACAATGTGCGTCCGACGCTTGAAGTGCGCTCCCGCCGTGTTGGTGGTGCCAACTATCAGGTGCCGGTTGAGGTGCGCCCTGTGCGTCGTCAGACTTTGGCCATTCGTTGGTTGATTGGTTATGCACGGTCCCGTGGTGAAAAAACCATGCGTGAGCGTTTAGCCGCCGAGTTGATCGAGGCTTCTCAGGGCCGTGGTGCGACCATCAAGAAGCGCGACGATACGCATCGTATGGCCGAAGCCAACAAGGTGTTTGCGCACTACCGTTGGTAA
- the fusA gene encoding elongation factor G, which translates to MAREIALDHVRNIGIMAHIDAGKTTVTERILYYTGRSHKIGEVHEGAATMDWMEQEQERGITITSAATTCFWKEHRINIIDTPGHVDFTIEVERSLRVLDGAVAVFCGVAGVQPQSETVWRQADRYGVPRLAFVNKMDRMGADFNKAVQTMKDRLKARAIPAQYPIGAEEDLRGMVDLITRKAYIFNDESLGAEFEVLDCPEDIEAEVEEAREALLEAALEQDDTLMEKYLEGEEITIAEFKSCMRRAVISSAFVPVFCGSAFKNKGVQLLLDAVVDYFPSPSDTPYIEGLLPDSEEAAVRKPSDEEPFAALAFKIMTDPFVGTLTFVRVYSGVMESGTSVLNASKDRKERIGRLMLMHANKREDIKEVRAGDICAVVGLKNTTTGETLCDPNKPIILEKMDFPAPVIAIAVEPKTKADQERMGVALQRLAQEDPSFRVEVDHETNQTIISGMGELHLEIIVDRMMREFKVDANVGQPQVAYRETITQMVEHESKFVRQSGGRGQFGHVWLRLEPNEPGAGYEFVDGIKGGVVPKEYIPAVKNGVGEAMANGVYVGFPMVDVKVTLFDGSYHEVDSSEMAFKIAGSMGLKEGAMKAKPVLLEPIMDVEVETPEDYMGDVMGDMNSRRGQIQGMEDSGNNRLVKAQVPLSGMFGYATDLRSMSQGRATFTMQFGHYAQVPKSIAEEIKAKTTG; encoded by the coding sequence GTGGCTCGAGAAATTGCCCTGGATCACGTACGTAATATTGGCATCATGGCCCATATTGATGCCGGTAAAACGACAGTAACGGAACGGATTCTCTACTACACCGGTCGTTCGCATAAGATTGGTGAAGTTCATGAGGGCGCTGCCACCATGGACTGGATGGAGCAAGAGCAAGAGCGTGGCATTACCATCACCTCTGCGGCTACCACTTGTTTCTGGAAAGAGCACCGCATCAATATTATCGACACCCCCGGCCACGTTGACTTTACCATTGAGGTAGAGCGTTCTTTGCGTGTCTTGGATGGTGCCGTAGCGGTTTTCTGTGGTGTGGCCGGTGTGCAGCCCCAGTCAGAAACTGTGTGGCGCCAGGCTGATCGCTATGGTGTACCCCGTTTGGCCTTCGTGAATAAGATGGACCGTATGGGTGCCGACTTTAATAAAGCGGTGCAAACCATGAAGGACCGTCTGAAGGCACGTGCGATCCCTGCTCAGTACCCCATCGGTGCTGAAGAAGATCTGCGCGGCATGGTGGACTTGATCACCCGCAAGGCCTATATTTTCAACGATGAATCCCTGGGTGCAGAGTTTGAAGTACTGGATTGCCCTGAGGATATTGAGGCTGAAGTCGAAGAAGCTCGTGAAGCGCTGTTAGAGGCCGCTTTGGAGCAAGATGACACCTTAATGGAAAAATATCTGGAAGGTGAAGAGATCACCATTGCAGAGTTTAAATCCTGCATGCGTCGTGCGGTTATCTCTAGCGCGTTTGTACCTGTGTTCTGTGGATCTGCCTTCAAAAACAAGGGCGTTCAACTTCTCTTGGATGCCGTTGTCGATTATTTCCCCTCACCTTCTGATACCCCCTACATCGAAGGGTTGTTGCCTGATAGTGAAGAAGCAGCCGTGCGTAAGCCTTCGGATGAAGAGCCTTTCGCCGCGTTGGCCTTTAAAATCATGACCGATCCCTTTGTCGGTACCTTGACCTTTGTACGTGTCTACTCCGGTGTTATGGAATCGGGTACCAGTGTTCTTAATGCCTCCAAAGATCGTAAAGAGCGCATCGGTCGTTTGATGTTGATGCACGCCAACAAGCGTGAAGACATTAAAGAAGTGCGTGCTGGGGATATCTGTGCCGTGGTTGGTTTGAAAAATACCACCACAGGTGAAACTCTCTGCGATCCAAATAAGCCGATCATTCTTGAAAAAATGGATTTCCCAGCACCGGTTATCGCCATTGCTGTGGAGCCCAAGACCAAAGCTGACCAAGAGCGTATGGGTGTGGCCCTTCAGCGTTTGGCTCAAGAAGACCCCTCTTTCCGGGTTGAGGTCGACCATGAGACCAACCAGACCATTATCTCAGGTATGGGTGAGCTGCACCTAGAGATCATCGTCGACCGTATGATGCGCGAATTCAAGGTTGATGCAAACGTCGGTCAGCCTCAAGTGGCCTACCGTGAGACCATTACCCAAATGGTTGAGCATGAATCTAAGTTTGTACGTCAGTCCGGTGGTCGTGGTCAGTTTGGTCATGTGTGGTTGCGTTTAGAGCCCAACGAACCAGGTGCTGGTTACGAGTTTGTGGATGGCATTAAGGGTGGGGTTGTACCTAAAGAGTATATTCCAGCCGTCAAAAACGGTGTGGGTGAAGCCATGGCCAATGGTGTCTATGTTGGCTTCCCCATGGTCGATGTCAAAGTGACCCTGTTTGATGGTTCATACCATGAAGTTGACTCCTCTGAGATGGCCTTTAAAATCGCCGGTTCGATGGGTCTCAAAGAGGGCGCCATGAAAGCCAAGCCCGTATTGCTTGAGCCCATCATGGATGTTGAAGTTGAGACGCCTGAAGATTACATGGGGGATGTCATGGGTGACATGAACTCCCGCCGTGGTCAGATCCAAGGTATGGAAGATTCTGGCAATAACAGGTTGGTCAAGGCACAAGTGCCTTTGTCCGGCATGTTTGGTTACGCGACAGACTTGCGTTCAATGAGTCAGGGGCGTGCGACCTTTACCATGCAGTTTGGCCACTATGCCCAGGTGCCTAAATCCATTGCAGAAGAGATCAAGGCCAAAACCACCGGTTAA
- the tuf gene encoding elongation factor Tu — protein MAKEKFARTKPHVNIGTIGHVDHGKTTLTAAITKVMAAAGRAEFRAYDQIDGAPEERERGITISTAHVEYETEARHYAHVDCPGHADYVKNMITGAAQMDGGILVVSAADGPMPQTREHILLARQVGVPALVVFLNKVDQVDDEELLELVEMEVRELLSSYDFPGDDIPVIKGSALKALEGEESEMGVDAINRLMDAVDAYIPEPERPLDQAFLMPIEDVFTISGRGTVVTGRIERGIVKVGEQVAIIGIKDTVVTTCTGVEMFRKLLDQGQAGDNVGVLLRGTKREDVQRGQVLAAPNSIKPHTKFNAESYILTKEEGGRHTPFFSNYRPQFYFRTTDVTGVLKLPEGVEMVMPGDNITMEVELIAPIAMEKGLRFAIREGGRTVGAGVVAEVID, from the coding sequence ATGGCCAAGGAAAAGTTTGCACGTACTAAACCCCACGTCAACATTGGCACAATTGGCCACGTTGACCATGGTAAGACCACATTGACCGCTGCGATCACCAAGGTGATGGCGGCTGCGGGTCGCGCGGAGTTTCGCGCCTATGATCAAATTGACGGCGCTCCTGAAGAGCGTGAGCGTGGTATTACCATCTCCACCGCCCACGTTGAGTATGAGACCGAGGCACGTCACTATGCCCACGTTGACTGCCCTGGACACGCAGACTATGTGAAAAACATGATCACCGGTGCTGCACAGATGGACGGCGGTATTCTGGTGGTGAGTGCGGCGGACGGCCCCATGCCCCAGACCCGCGAGCACATCCTGCTGGCCCGTCAGGTTGGTGTGCCTGCGCTGGTTGTCTTCCTGAACAAGGTTGATCAGGTGGATGACGAAGAGCTGCTTGAGTTGGTGGAGATGGAAGTGCGTGAACTTCTCTCTTCTTACGACTTCCCTGGCGACGATATCCCCGTCATTAAGGGTTCTGCGTTGAAGGCTCTTGAGGGTGAAGAGTCGGAGATGGGGGTTGATGCGATCAACAGGTTAATGGATGCCGTTGACGCCTACATTCCAGAGCCTGAGCGTCCCCTGGACCAAGCTTTCTTGATGCCCATTGAAGATGTGTTCACCATCTCCGGTCGTGGTACGGTGGTAACGGGTCGTATTGAGCGCGGTATTGTTAAAGTAGGCGAGCAAGTTGCCATCATCGGTATTAAAGATACCGTTGTGACCACCTGTACCGGCGTTGAGATGTTCCGTAAATTGCTGGATCAAGGTCAGGCTGGCGACAACGTGGGTGTGCTACTGCGTGGCACCAAGCGTGAGGATGTGCAACGTGGTCAGGTGTTGGCTGCGCCCAACTCGATCAAGCCGCACACCAAGTTTAATGCTGAGTCGTACATTCTAACCAAAGAAGAGGGCGGTCGTCACACCCCATTCTTCTCGAACTATCGTCCCCAGTTTTACTTCCGCACCACCGACGTAACCGGTGTGTTGAAGCTGCCTGAGGGTGTAGAGATGGTTATGCCAGGTGATAACATCACCATGGAAGTTGAACTGATCGCCCCCATCGCCATGGAAAAAGGTCTGCGCTTCGCCATTCGCGAAGGTGGCCGTACCGTCGGCGCAGGCGTGGTTGCCGAAGTAATTGACTGA
- the rpsJ gene encoding 30S ribosomal protein S10, which produces MESQKIRIRLKAFDHRILDQSTGEIVQTARRTGADIRGPIPLPTKINRYTVLRSPHVDKKSREQFEIRTHKRIIDIVNPTPQTVDALMKLDLAAGVNVEIKL; this is translated from the coding sequence ATGGAAAGCCAAAAAATCCGCATTCGCTTGAAGGCCTTTGATCATCGTATCTTGGATCAAAGCACGGGTGAGATTGTACAAACGGCACGTCGTACCGGTGCTGATATTCGTGGGCCGATCCCACTGCCAACTAAAATCAACCGTTATACGGTGCTGCGTTCACCCCACGTGGACAAAAAGAGCCGTGAACAGTTTGAAATTCGTACCCATAAGCGCATCATCGACATCGTAAATCCTACCCCTCAAACGGTGGATGCACTGATGAAGTTAGACTTGGCTGCGGGTGTGAACGTAGAGATCAAGCTATAA